aaacattattcaaTAGTCGTTAAACGCACACACGTAGATTGATATCTTATAATTGTAGGTAAACCGTGAACGCCAGTATGAAGTCCGTTCCAGGTTGTCGTATGACGCACGTAATTACCGTAAACGTTACGTGGACGAAGTGTTTACCACTGATGATACTCGTGAATATTTCGACGTTCTGTATTTACATAACGTGGTGAGCTattgtatgattttttttgttgGCCTATTTTTCTGAGtcttttcaattattttatggCAGGACTACTGTATCAACTAAAAAGTTATTTTTGGTAGATGAAATCTCAATTTACTTTAATTATTTAGGGGATAGAATATCGTTTAGATCTGCAAACAAGGCAATGCGAATCTCGAGATATCAGCCAAGAACAATTTTTCCCTATCGGAATTCCGAAAAACGCAACATTCTACGGCGAAGCCACCATCGGCACTAAAGGTTTCCCCGGTGAAGGAGTTCTTGTACAGACATGGGGCGGACAATCCGAACGAGGTGAGCAACACATATGTATCGAATTTAAAGCATGTCACTTTTATTTTAcgttctttttatttaaaatccgAACGAGGTGAGTGAAAGATCAAAGTAAATCAGTCTCTACAAAGTGTTTactaatttgacaaaagaaGTGAGTAATTTACACAATAAATAGGTATAGTGTAATGTGTTTTAACCCAATACACAGACGTGCTGGTATTACATGAAACATACGATCCTCCTGTGCACCGCATATGTTTTAAAACTTAGGCTGACCGATTTAATTccctaataataatagtttatccACGTTCACGGATTATGTGCTTAAACGTGTATGAATTCTTCACATGCAATCTCATAAGTACATTTTTACTCTATTCTTCTATCATGTGaccattttttgtatataatttagGTCGCTATTCTGGCATTTGGACAGTAACCGGCTGTTTGCCAGTTAAAGAGGGTTATTATAGTAACCAAACTGGCTATATTAGTACCGAGTAAGTACAATATTTCTAATCATCTATTAACCATgaaattacattaataattaaaataaaattatggtATAGACAGAAGAATCTTAAGGCAATCCATGATGACccgaaataaataattatatatatctctctcgtTGAGTTTATCCCGTTTTTCAACGTGGACGTGACATTATTGGTGTCCATAGGCAATCACAACATATTGCCTTAATACCATACACATTTT
The window above is part of the Antedon mediterranea chromosome 10, ecAntMedi1.1, whole genome shotgun sequence genome. Proteins encoded here:
- the LOC140060473 gene encoding mammalian ependymin-related protein 1-like → MRACLALCLLFFATNVKSQALAPCDAPDFLEAKIIEVNRERQYEVRSRLSYDARNYRKRYVDEVFTTDDTREYFDVLYLHNVGIEYRLDLQTRQCESRDISQEQFFPIGIPKNATFYGEATIGTKGFPGEGVLVQTWGGQSERGRYSGIWTVTGCLPVKEGYYSNQTGYISTEFYDITLGISDPNVFLPPKECSGV